In Pueribacillus theae, a genomic segment contains:
- a CDS encoding amino acid ABC transporter permease, with protein sequence MNELGEILFVLLKGLKITLIILVGSAVLAYIIAFIAGFCRLSTNIFLSKFTGFYVEVFRGTSLIVQLFWFSYALPGLFGIQLGSDLWAGILAISLNYGAYMSEIVRGSILSVSKGQTEAAIALNMSRFQRMRLVILPQAVKMMLPEFGNYLIHMLKATSLVSLIGLTDILYYGDIYRSTHLSLAPTVYIFVLVFYFILALPLIGITRKFERSARKGVAN encoded by the coding sequence ATTAATGAACTGGGTGAAATCCTTTTTGTTTTATTAAAAGGTTTGAAAATTACACTAATCATTTTGGTTGGGTCTGCCGTTTTAGCATACATCATCGCATTTATTGCAGGGTTTTGCCGATTGTCTACTAATATTTTTCTCAGTAAATTTACGGGATTTTACGTGGAAGTATTTCGAGGCACTTCTTTAATTGTGCAATTATTTTGGTTTTCATATGCGTTGCCCGGCCTTTTTGGGATTCAATTGGGCAGTGACTTATGGGCGGGCATTCTCGCTATTTCATTAAACTATGGTGCATACATGTCTGAAATTGTCCGGGGATCGATTCTATCTGTATCCAAAGGACAAACAGAGGCTGCCATCGCGCTGAACATGTCGCGGTTTCAGCGAATGCGTCTTGTTATTTTACCTCAGGCCGTAAAAATGATGCTCCCTGAATTCGGGAATTATCTCATTCATATGCTAAAAGCCACTTCTCTTGTCTCCTTAATAGGATTAACTGACATTCTTTATTACGGCGACATTTACAGAAGTACACATCTTTCATTAGCGCCAACGGTCTATATTTTCGTTCTTGTCTTTTACTTTATTCTCGCACTTCCGCTCATCGGAATCACAAGAAAATTTGAACGAAGCGCAAGGAAGGGAGTGGCGAACTAA
- the ehuA gene encoding ectoine/hydroxyectoine ABC transporter ATP-binding protein EhuA produces the protein MGEPIVKYKNVYKSFGDVNVLKGINLNISPSEKVALIGPSGSGKTTIIRMLMTLEQPTSGTIEVNGHNLWKMERNGKQVDANESHLRKIRGDIGMVFQHFNLFPHMTILENCMAAPIHVQKESKESAKQRSIEMLEKVGLGDKTDLYPSQLSGGQKQRVAMARALVMRPKIMLFDEVTSALDPELVGEVLEVIRDLAKEGEMAMILVTHEMDFARDIADRVLFLNEGVIEAEGPPEEILINPESERLQSFLSRFTGSNSSS, from the coding sequence ATGGGTGAACCTATCGTAAAATATAAAAATGTATATAAATCATTCGGTGATGTCAATGTATTAAAAGGAATTAATTTAAATATTTCACCATCTGAAAAAGTTGCGTTAATCGGCCCGAGCGGTTCAGGGAAGACAACGATTATCCGCATGTTAATGACATTGGAACAACCGACATCAGGAACGATTGAAGTTAATGGCCATAACTTATGGAAAATGGAAAGGAATGGAAAGCAAGTCGATGCCAATGAAAGCCATTTACGAAAAATAAGAGGAGATATCGGAATGGTGTTCCAACATTTTAACTTATTTCCTCACATGACTATTTTGGAAAATTGCATGGCAGCTCCAATCCATGTGCAAAAAGAAAGCAAAGAATCAGCAAAACAGCGTTCAATCGAGATGCTGGAAAAAGTAGGATTAGGCGATAAAACCGATCTCTATCCTTCTCAGCTGTCAGGCGGCCAAAAGCAAAGAGTAGCGATGGCAAGGGCCCTTGTCATGAGGCCGAAAATTATGCTGTTCGATGAAGTGACTTCAGCATTGGATCCCGAGCTTGTCGGCGAAGTATTGGAAGTTATTCGCGACCTTGCGAAAGAAGGCGAAATGGCAATGATTCTTGTCACCCATGAAATGGACTTCGCAAGAGATATTGCTGATCGGGTTTTGTTTCTTAACGAAGGCGTCATTGAAGCGGAAGGACCGCCGGAAGAAATCTTAATCAATCCAGAAAGCGAAAGGCTGCAATCCTTTTTAAGCAGGTTTACAGGCAGCAACAGCTCCTCCTGA
- the spoVAC gene encoding stage V sporulation protein AC, giving the protein MSNNKKKNLTPVQQDYQELQKKSETKRPVLKNCIKAFLVGGFICLIGQVIQTFFIYQFDFTEQTAGNPTVAVLIFISMLLTGFGIYDRIAQFAGAGTAVPVTGFGNAVISAAIEHRSEGFVLGVGGNMFKLAGSVIVFGVFSAFVIALIKTIIIQWGGF; this is encoded by the coding sequence ATGTCGAACAATAAAAAGAAAAATTTAACCCCTGTTCAGCAGGATTACCAAGAGCTGCAAAAAAAAAGTGAAACAAAACGCCCAGTTTTAAAAAACTGCATAAAAGCCTTTTTAGTCGGGGGTTTTATCTGTTTAATTGGACAGGTGATTCAAACCTTTTTCATTTACCAGTTTGATTTTACGGAACAAACTGCCGGGAACCCAACCGTTGCCGTTTTAATTTTTATTTCAATGCTTCTTACGGGGTTTGGAATTTACGACCGAATTGCCCAATTTGCGGGCGCGGGAACCGCTGTTCCAGTGACAGGGTTTGGAAATGCCGTTATTTCAGCAGCCATTGAGCACCGCTCCGAAGGATTTGTATTAGGGGTTGGCGGCAATATGTTTAAACTGGCCGGTTCTGTCATCGTGTTTGGCGTGTTTTCTGCATTTGTCATTGCGCTTATAAAGACCATTATCATACAATGGGGTGGTTTTTAA
- a CDS encoding DUF1657 domain-containing protein, giving the protein MTVATQVQQTVASLKGAQASLESFALQTENQQAKQLFQNAAKQTQMIVDTVDARLKEIEAEEPQYKQQ; this is encoded by the coding sequence ATGACGGTTGCAACCCAAGTACAACAAACAGTGGCAAGCTTAAAAGGGGCCCAGGCTAGTTTAGAAAGCTTTGCACTTCAAACAGAGAACCAGCAAGCGAAACAACTCTTTCAAAATGCGGCCAAACAAACTCAAATGATTGTTGATACCGTTGATGCAAGGTTGAAAGAAATAGAAGCAGAAGAACCTCAATACAAACAGCAATAG
- the ehuB gene encoding ectoine/hydroxyectoine ABC transporter substrate-binding protein EhuB: MKKLFNSAILFALLLVLAACGSSGSSGDGEDSDNLLASLKEKGSVTIGFANEKPYAYEEDGELKGAAVDIAKAVFKEMGIDKVEGQLSDFGQLIPGLNAGKFDVITAGMAITPDRCKNAAFAEPELQYGEGLVVKAGNPENLHSYKDIADHPDIKVAVMAGATENEFLIREGVSKDQIMSVPDIPASFSAVESGRAHATTATEMTIKMALESANNNNLEFVTDFEQPDIEGVPSYGAAAFRKDNEALKNAYNEALAKIKEDGTLIELAEKSGFTEEMNMVPEGITAENVCSGEEY, from the coding sequence GTGAAAAAACTCTTTAACTCTGCTATTTTATTTGCTTTATTACTAGTGCTTGCTGCATGTGGTTCGTCCGGCAGCTCGGGTGATGGAGAAGATTCTGATAATTTATTAGCCAGTTTAAAAGAAAAAGGGTCAGTGACGATTGGTTTTGCCAATGAAAAGCCTTATGCCTATGAAGAGGACGGTGAACTAAAAGGCGCAGCCGTAGACATTGCAAAAGCCGTTTTCAAAGAAATGGGCATTGACAAAGTGGAAGGCCAGCTTTCTGATTTCGGACAATTGATTCCTGGTTTGAATGCAGGCAAATTCGATGTTATTACGGCGGGCATGGCGATCACTCCTGACCGCTGTAAAAATGCGGCATTCGCTGAGCCGGAATTACAGTATGGAGAAGGTTTAGTTGTCAAGGCTGGAAATCCGGAAAATCTGCATAGTTATAAAGACATTGCTGATCATCCTGATATAAAGGTTGCGGTCATGGCCGGCGCCACTGAAAATGAATTTCTTATTAGAGAAGGCGTCAGCAAGGATCAAATCATGAGTGTACCCGATATTCCGGCTTCTTTCTCAGCTGTTGAGTCAGGGAGAGCCCATGCGACAACTGCAACAGAAATGACGATAAAAATGGCACTGGAATCAGCAAATAACAACAACCTCGAATTTGTTACAGACTTTGAGCAACCTGATATTGAGGGAGTCCCAAGCTACGGCGCGGCGGCATTCCGAAAAGACAATGAAGCATTAAAAAATGCGTATAACGAAGCGTTGGCAAAGATTAAAGAAGACGGAACATTAATTGAACTTGCCGAGAAATCTGGATTTACCGAGGAAATGAATATGGTTCCGGAAGGTATCACGGCTGAAAACGTATGCAGTGGCGAAGAATATTAA
- the trhO gene encoding oxygen-dependent tRNA uridine(34) hydroxylase TrhO: MESKKSYQILLYYKYVHIENHEEFAAEHLAFCKELGLKGRILVAEEGINGTVSGTVEQTNKYMETIHNDPRFADMEFKIDEADGHAFKKMFVRPRKEIVSLRLENDINPNEKTGKYLSPKEFYEEMQKEDVIVLDARNDYEYEIGHFRGAINPGVDAFRDLPKWVKENLSEHKDKKILAYCTGGIRCEKLTGFLLEEGFKDVGQLHGGIIMYGKDEEVQGELYDGKCYVFDERISVPINKKENIIVSNCYYCGKKEDRYVNCANPDCNRQHVCCEECEEKYQRSCSDECRAHPRNMYRRELQKQNA; encoded by the coding sequence TTGGAAAGCAAAAAATCATACCAAATTTTACTTTATTACAAATATGTCCATATTGAAAATCACGAAGAATTCGCTGCAGAGCATCTCGCTTTCTGCAAAGAATTGGGCCTTAAAGGAAGAATCCTTGTTGCCGAAGAAGGCATCAATGGCACAGTTTCCGGAACAGTTGAACAAACGAATAAATATATGGAAACGATTCATAACGATCCGCGCTTTGCAGATATGGAATTCAAGATCGATGAAGCGGATGGACACGCATTCAAAAAAATGTTTGTCCGCCCAAGGAAAGAAATTGTATCGCTTCGCCTCGAAAACGATATTAACCCAAACGAGAAAACGGGAAAATATTTAAGCCCGAAAGAATTTTACGAAGAAATGCAGAAAGAAGACGTTATTGTCCTTGATGCCCGAAATGACTACGAATATGAAATCGGCCATTTCCGCGGAGCGATTAACCCGGGCGTTGATGCATTCCGCGACTTGCCAAAATGGGTTAAAGAAAACTTGAGTGAGCATAAAGATAAGAAAATCCTCGCGTATTGCACCGGCGGTATCCGTTGTGAGAAACTTACCGGTTTCTTGCTTGAAGAAGGCTTTAAAGATGTCGGGCAACTGCACGGCGGCATTATTATGTACGGAAAAGATGAAGAAGTGCAAGGGGAGCTTTACGACGGAAAATGCTACGTATTTGATGAAAGAATCTCGGTGCCAATTAATAAAAAAGAAAATATCATCGTTTCCAACTGCTATTATTGCGGGAAAAAAGAAGATCGCTATGTAAACTGCGCGAACCCGGATTGCAACAGGCAGCACGTTTGCTGTGAAGAATGCGAGGAAAAATATCAACGTTCCTGCTCTGATGAATGCAGGGCACATCCGCGCAACATGTATAGGCGTGAGCTTCAGAAACAAAATGCTTAA
- the spoVAE gene encoding stage V sporulation protein AE: MIFFWAFLIGGLICVIGQIMFDVFKLSPGHTLSTFVVIGAVLSGFGLYDRLIDFAGAGATVPIMSFGNSLVNGAMQEAEKHGLIGVVTGMFEVTSAGISAAIIFGFLGALLFKPKG, translated from the coding sequence ATGATCTTTTTTTGGGCTTTTCTCATCGGTGGACTTATTTGCGTAATCGGGCAAATTATGTTTGACGTTTTCAAACTTTCTCCAGGCCATACATTGAGTACTTTTGTTGTCATTGGCGCCGTTCTTAGTGGTTTCGGCTTGTATGATCGGTTAATTGATTTTGCAGGAGCCGGAGCTACAGTGCCGATCATGAGTTTTGGCAATTCCCTTGTTAACGGCGCAATGCAAGAAGCTGAAAAACATGGGTTAATTGGCGTTGTAACAGGGATGTTCGAAGTAACGAGCGCAGGAATCTCCGCCGCCATTATCTTTGGCTTTCTTGGCGCTCTGTTGTTTAAACCAAAAGGATAG
- a CDS encoding YhdB family protein → MSHDYDAALFYLHRMACSDLIHLMTLTKDDFLSKKIEKFVKDFMYEPEFSVVEKSYDSLLSYLDHVFLAEIEEAIQKQSQ, encoded by the coding sequence ATGTCTCATGATTATGATGCTGCCTTATTCTACCTCCATCGAATGGCATGCAGCGACTTAATTCATTTGATGACTTTAACGAAAGATGATTTTCTTTCTAAGAAAATCGAGAAATTTGTTAAAGATTTTATGTATGAACCCGAATTTTCTGTTGTTGAAAAATCTTACGATTCTTTATTATCGTATCTCGATCACGTATTTTTAGCTGAAATAGAAGAAGCTATCCAAAAACAAAGCCAATAA
- a CDS encoding LL-diaminopimelate aminotransferase has product MMYTSALMTKFKTSVFSEMAQYKKKKIAEGKEIIDLSIGSPDLPPPTFMMDELARSVCDETQYGYTLTGTDEFLSAVSFFYRNRYNVELDKETEILQLSGSQDGLVHLPLILTDPGDVVLMPDPCYPAYQIGIDLARAEAYRMPLKKENNFFPNLNEIPETVVKKAKLMFLNYPGNPVPVMPTKEFFEEVVAFARKHSIVVVHDFAYSELNFTNEKPISFLSVDGAKEIGVEFNSLSKSFNMAGCRIAYLAGNHHIIKALGRLKSNLDYGVFMPIQKAATKALMEGAQFLDKNRYIYKARRDVLVDGLNEIGWKIDTPDATMFIWAPIPSGFTSLKFTYELIDRAGVVVTPGNAFGEYGEGYVRIALVQHEGKLKKAVEKIKKSNIL; this is encoded by the coding sequence ATTATGTACACATCTGCTTTAATGACAAAGTTCAAAACAAGTGTATTTAGCGAAATGGCCCAGTATAAAAAGAAAAAGATCGCTGAAGGAAAAGAAATCATTGATTTAAGCATCGGAAGCCCTGATCTACCGCCGCCAACATTCATGATGGATGAACTCGCGCGCTCAGTCTGTGACGAAACTCAGTATGGCTATACGCTCACTGGAACCGATGAGTTTTTATCGGCTGTTTCATTTTTTTATCGGAATCGATACAATGTCGAACTGGATAAAGAGACGGAAATATTGCAGTTATCCGGGTCACAAGACGGGCTTGTGCACCTGCCGCTAATTTTAACGGATCCAGGCGACGTCGTATTAATGCCGGATCCTTGCTATCCAGCTTACCAAATCGGCATTGATTTAGCACGCGCTGAAGCCTATCGGATGCCATTAAAGAAAGAAAACAATTTTTTTCCGAATCTAAACGAAATCCCAGAAACTGTTGTAAAAAAGGCAAAGCTTATGTTTCTTAATTATCCGGGCAATCCTGTTCCAGTTATGCCTACAAAGGAATTTTTTGAAGAGGTTGTGGCATTCGCAAGAAAACACAGCATCGTTGTCGTTCATGACTTCGCCTATTCAGAGTTAAACTTTACGAATGAAAAGCCGATAAGTTTTTTATCGGTAGATGGGGCAAAAGAAATCGGGGTTGAATTCAATTCTTTGTCAAAAAGCTTTAATATGGCGGGCTGCCGGATTGCTTATCTTGCAGGAAATCACCATATCATTAAAGCGTTGGGCCGATTAAAGTCTAATTTGGATTACGGGGTTTTTATGCCGATCCAAAAAGCAGCAACAAAAGCATTAATGGAGGGAGCGCAATTTTTGGATAAAAACCGTTACATTTATAAAGCGCGCCGTGATGTGCTAGTGGACGGATTGAATGAGATTGGATGGAAGATTGATACACCCGATGCGACGATGTTTATTTGGGCGCCAATTCCAAGCGGGTTCACCTCTTTAAAATTTACATATGAGTTAATTGATCGGGCAGGGGTTGTCGTTACCCCGGGAAATGCGTTCGGTGAGTATGGCGAAGGGTATGTTAGAATCGCACTTGTGCAACATGAAGGAAAGCTGAAAAAGGCAGTTGAGAAAATCAAGAAATCCAATATTTTGTAA
- a CDS encoding dihydrofolate reductase gives MISFLVAMDKNRLIGKDNDLPWRLPADLAFFKKKTTGNTIIMGRKTYASIGRPLPNRRNVILTRDKNFNAEGCIIVHTVEDAIASIQPNEEGFVIGGAEIFPQFLPYADKMYITFINEEFDGDTYFPEIDMEKWQLVSREKGIKNDKNPYDYEFLCYKKLPI, from the coding sequence ATGATTTCTTTTTTAGTCGCAATGGACAAAAACCGGTTAATTGGCAAGGACAATGATTTGCCGTGGAGGCTGCCTGCTGATCTTGCCTTTTTTAAGAAAAAAACGACCGGCAATACAATCATTATGGGCAGGAAAACATATGCTTCCATTGGGCGGCCGCTCCCAAACCGCCGAAATGTCATTTTGACAAGGGACAAAAATTTTAATGCTGAAGGCTGTATTATTGTACACACCGTCGAAGATGCAATTGCCTCCATTCAGCCGAATGAAGAAGGTTTTGTCATTGGCGGTGCAGAAATTTTTCCTCAATTTCTGCCTTATGCAGACAAAATGTATATTACATTCATTAACGAAGAATTTGACGGCGATACGTATTTTCCTGAGATTGACATGGAGAAGTGGCAGCTCGTTTCAAGAGAAAAAGGAATAAAGAATGATAAAAACCCGTACGACTATGAATTTTTATGCTATAAAAAACTTCCAATTTAA
- the ehuD gene encoding ectoine/hydroxyectoine ABC transporter permease subunit EhuD: MNWDWNVMADAFPMVFKGMWVTLGLTIACYLFSLVFGFFWFFVKQIPGRPFQWIVFWIMEFIRSTPPLVQLFFIYYAWPMVPYVGVSLNPFVAAILGLGIHFSTYISEVYRSGIESVDKGQWEAARALNFPTGKTWTKIILPQALPPTIPMLGNYLIIMFKEVPLASTIGVVGMLHMANEYGAQHWKYLEPLTLVAIFFLLLSYPSAVLIRKLEQKYNRRFDKRETVQSKPV, encoded by the coding sequence ATGAATTGGGATTGGAATGTTATGGCCGACGCATTCCCAATGGTTTTTAAAGGAATGTGGGTGACGTTAGGGCTGACGATTGCATGTTATTTGTTTTCACTTGTATTTGGGTTCTTTTGGTTTTTTGTGAAGCAGATTCCGGGTCGACCGTTTCAATGGATTGTCTTTTGGATAATGGAATTTATACGCTCAACGCCGCCTCTTGTCCAATTGTTTTTTATATACTATGCATGGCCGATGGTTCCCTATGTCGGGGTTTCACTAAATCCGTTTGTTGCAGCAATTCTAGGGCTCGGTATTCACTTCAGCACTTATATTTCTGAAGTATACCGTTCAGGAATTGAGTCAGTTGACAAAGGGCAATGGGAAGCGGCAAGAGCTTTAAATTTCCCGACAGGCAAAACATGGACGAAAATCATTTTGCCACAGGCTTTGCCTCCGACAATTCCAATGCTTGGAAATTACTTAATCATCATGTTCAAGGAAGTTCCGCTTGCATCGACAATTGGGGTCGTCGGTATGCTTCATATGGCAAACGAATACGGAGCGCAGCATTGGAAATATCTTGAACCATTAACGCTTGTTGCCATCTTTTTCTTACTTCTAAGCTATCCGTCAGCAGTTTTAATTCGCAAACTCGAACAAAAATACAACCGGCGTTTTGACAAACGGGAAACTGTGCAATCCAAACCTGTTTAA
- the spoVAD gene encoding stage V sporulation protein AD: MLQGHRTWKFENKPVIKSSATVGGPFEARGKIADDFDVLHEDLWMGQDSYEKAENVLLEEAFLRTTEKAGITKDKVQFMLAGNLINQLTPVNFAARTIGAPYLGLFGACSTSMEGLALSALIVNSGAGNHVLTGAVSHNASAERQFRYPTEYGAQKPPTAQWTVTGAGAALITSEGEGPCITSATIGKVVDMGLSDPLNMGGAMAPAAVDTIEAHLKDTGMDINEYDFIVTGDLGKIGRDVSLDLFHKHHIDIDESKYLDCGLMIYEKDQQVFAGGSGTGCSAVVVYGHLLNRMKKGEFNKILAVATGALLSPLSYQQKETIPCIAHAVAIEYGGGLS, from the coding sequence ATGCTACAGGGACACAGGACTTGGAAATTTGAAAATAAACCTGTCATCAAATCAAGTGCAACAGTTGGCGGTCCATTTGAAGCAAGAGGAAAGATAGCTGATGATTTTGATGTGTTGCATGAGGATCTTTGGATGGGTCAGGATTCTTATGAAAAGGCTGAAAACGTCCTTTTGGAAGAAGCGTTCTTGCGAACAACAGAGAAAGCGGGGATTACAAAAGACAAAGTTCAGTTTATGTTAGCAGGAAATCTTATTAATCAGCTCACTCCTGTTAATTTTGCGGCGAGAACGATAGGAGCTCCCTACCTTGGCTTGTTCGGGGCTTGTTCCACATCGATGGAAGGGCTGGCGCTTTCAGCGCTTATCGTTAACAGCGGTGCGGGAAACCATGTGTTGACAGGGGCTGTAAGCCATAATGCCTCGGCGGAAAGGCAATTCAGGTACCCGACGGAATATGGTGCACAGAAGCCGCCGACTGCCCAATGGACGGTTACAGGTGCCGGGGCAGCGTTGATTACATCTGAAGGAGAGGGGCCTTGCATCACTTCGGCTACCATTGGGAAAGTGGTTGATATGGGCTTGTCCGACCCGCTTAATATGGGCGGGGCGATGGCGCCGGCGGCAGTCGATACGATTGAAGCTCATTTAAAGGATACAGGCATGGATATTAATGAATACGACTTCATTGTAACGGGTGATCTTGGAAAAATCGGGCGGGACGTATCATTGGACTTATTTCATAAACATCACATTGACATTGATGAATCTAAATACTTAGATTGTGGATTAATGATTTATGAAAAAGACCAGCAAGTTTTCGCTGGCGGAAGCGGGACGGGTTGTTCGGCAGTTGTGGTTTACGGCCATTTGTTAAACAGGATGAAAAAGGGGGAATTTAACAAAATTCTTGCAGTTGCTACCGGTGCGTTGTTATCGCCGCTTTCTTACCAACAAAAGGAGACAATCCCTTGTATTGCCCATGCAGTGGCAATTGAATATGGAGGTGGCTTATCATGA
- a CDS encoding thymidylate synthase — protein sequence MKQYLELCQHILEHGTEKSDRTGTGTISIFGYQMRFNLADGFPLLTTKKLHTKSIIHELLWFLKGDTNIQYLNENGVKIWNEWADENGDLGPVYGYQWRSWPDGNGGTIDQIKEVVHQIKHNPDSRRLIVSAWNVADVGKMALPPCHCLFQFYVADGKLSCQLYQRSADVFLGVPFNIASYSLLTMMIAQVCGLKPGEFVHSFGDTHIYTNHIKQVKLQLTREPRPLPILKINPDVNSIFDFKYEDFEIVDYNPHPHIKGEVSV from the coding sequence ATGAAACAATATCTCGAATTGTGTCAACACATTTTGGAACACGGAACCGAAAAATCAGATCGCACAGGGACAGGAACAATCAGTATTTTCGGCTACCAAATGCGATTCAATTTAGCGGATGGCTTTCCTTTGTTAACAACAAAAAAACTGCATACGAAATCAATTATTCACGAGCTGCTATGGTTTTTAAAAGGTGATACGAACATTCAGTATTTGAACGAAAATGGTGTGAAAATATGGAATGAATGGGCAGATGAAAATGGAGATCTCGGCCCAGTATACGGCTATCAATGGCGTTCATGGCCAGATGGCAACGGAGGAACAATCGATCAAATCAAGGAAGTCGTTCACCAAATTAAGCACAATCCCGACTCAAGAAGGTTGATTGTAAGTGCGTGGAATGTGGCTGACGTCGGCAAAATGGCGTTGCCGCCTTGCCATTGCCTGTTTCAATTTTATGTGGCTGATGGGAAATTGTCTTGCCAATTGTACCAGCGCAGTGCTGACGTATTTCTCGGTGTTCCGTTTAATATCGCTTCCTATTCATTGCTTACGATGATGATTGCGCAAGTATGCGGATTGAAGCCGGGGGAATTTGTCCATTCGTTTGGAGATACGCATATTTATACGAATCATATCAAGCAGGTGAAGCTGCAATTAACAAGGGAGCCGAGACCCCTTCCCATCTTGAAAATCAATCCGGATGTCAATTCCATCTTCGATTTTAAATACGAAGATTTTGAGATCGTAGATTACAATCCTCATCCGCATATTAAAGGGGAAGTCTCGGTATGA
- a CDS encoding DUF1657 domain-containing protein, with protein sequence MTVASGVKQCLASMKNVQATLSTLAVQSTNGETQRELHEAMMSCESVIDDLKKRISELEMEEPQYKGF encoded by the coding sequence ATGACGGTAGCTTCAGGAGTAAAACAATGTTTAGCCAGTATGAAAAATGTCCAGGCCACCCTCTCAACACTCGCCGTGCAATCCACGAACGGGGAGACGCAAAGAGAACTTCATGAAGCGATGATGAGCTGTGAAAGCGTGATCGACGATTTAAAAAAAAGGATAAGCGAGCTGGAAATGGAGGAGCCGCAATACAAAGGTTTTTAA
- a CDS encoding YhcN/YlaJ family sporulation lipoprotein has product MIIKKQPIIMIFTFFMCLIVGCSPEEQETKNPIITQTSNESSIDQNLSNEAVEKVLKKEEITKANAVNTENLLLVAFEVEQFERFNLKEIEKEIKSQLKKDFKKVKVEVTHDTKIMMEIEKLQDKVENENVAPKKWKKEIEKIQKLMKEKT; this is encoded by the coding sequence TTGATAATAAAAAAACAACCGATTATCATGATATTTACATTTTTTATGTGTTTAATCGTTGGCTGCTCACCTGAAGAGCAGGAGACGAAAAATCCGATCATTACCCAAACGTCCAATGAGAGCTCAATCGATCAAAACCTGTCGAACGAAGCGGTTGAAAAAGTGCTCAAAAAAGAAGAAATAACAAAAGCAAACGCGGTAAATACCGAAAATTTGCTTTTAGTGGCGTTTGAAGTTGAGCAATTTGAGCGCTTTAACTTAAAAGAAATTGAAAAAGAAATTAAATCGCAATTAAAAAAAGACTTTAAAAAAGTAAAAGTAGAAGTAACACATGATACGAAAATTATGATGGAAATCGAAAAATTGCAAGACAAAGTTGAAAATGAAAACGTAGCACCAAAAAAGTGGAAGAAAGAAATTGAAAAAATCCAGAAATTGATGAAAGAAAAAACTTAA